A region of Lathamus discolor isolate bLatDis1 chromosome 18, bLatDis1.hap1, whole genome shotgun sequence DNA encodes the following proteins:
- the SMIM12 gene encoding small integral membrane protein 12: MWSVLWAAVRSKAPYVTFPVAFVVGLVGYHLERLLRGDPPPAAEDEKSISEQREERKLQEIAGEDLTKVVSLKDKLEFAPRAVLNRNRPEKS, translated from the coding sequence ATGTGGTCCGTGCTGTGGGCGGCCGTGCGCTCCAAGGCGCCGTACGTCACCTTCCCGGTGGCCTTCGTGGTGGGGCTGGTGGGCTACCACCTGGagcggctcctccgcggggacCCGCCGCCCGCGGCCGAGGACGAGAAGAGCATCTCGGAGCAGCGGGAGGAGCGCAAGCTGCAGGAGATCGCGGGCGAGGACCTGACCAAGGTGGTGAGCCTGAAGGACAAGCTGGAGTTCGCCCCCCGCGCCGTGCTCAACAGGAACCGCCCCGAGAAGAGCTGA